One Nostoc punctiforme PCC 73102 DNA window includes the following coding sequences:
- a CDS encoding GAF domain-containing protein, whose protein sequence is MVFWGDYTGQPMPYRGWNAVVASEQNGTKTRLTATFNRLLEWLRDYMSVDTVTLLLPIADRLSLAVQATIGLEEEITQQIRIPIGQGIAGHIAASVEPMMVNNLSAVEVVSPILHQKGLQSLVGVPLPVEEGVIGVLHVGNFKSHNFTERDVQQLQLIAHRLGLYSGCQTLNFVGDAIATTRNVIISYPPDLKASNQILLSFSQTWRRSLFADFA, encoded by the coding sequence ATGGTGTTTTGGGGAGACTACACTGGACAACCAATGCCTTACAGGGGTTGGAATGCGGTTGTAGCTAGTGAACAAAATGGTACAAAAACTAGGCTGACTGCAACATTTAATAGGCTGCTTGAGTGGTTGCGAGATTATATGTCCGTAGATACTGTTACACTCCTACTTCCAATTGCAGACCGACTGAGTTTAGCTGTACAAGCAACTATTGGACTGGAAGAAGAAATTACACAACAAATTCGTATCCCTATCGGGCAGGGCATTGCTGGTCATATTGCCGCCAGTGTGGAGCCGATGATGGTTAATAATCTGTCAGCAGTAGAAGTGGTGAGTCCAATTTTGCATCAGAAGGGATTGCAATCGCTCGTTGGCGTCCCATTACCTGTTGAGGAAGGAGTGATTGGGGTTCTGCACGTTGGTAACTTTAAATCTCACAATTTTACTGAACGCGATGTACAGCAATTACAACTTATTGCACATCGTCTTGGGTTATATAGCGGATGCCAGACTTTAAACTTCGTGGGCGATGCGATCGCTACAACTAGGAATGTTATTATTTCTTATCCGCCAGACCTAAAGGCAAGTAACCAAATTTTGCTTTCTTTTAGTCAGACGTGGAGGCGATCGCTCTTTGCTGATTTTGCTTAA
- a CDS encoding helix-turn-helix domain-containing protein, with product MKSYSVELREKIVAAHLQKNISIRKVANIFSVSKSLVQKLVKQQKLEGNLQPKPRGKPQFSHLTNADVELRELVEAHPDATLIELCELFADKTGNWVGRSAMCRALQKLGLNRKKKRSGVHKQELLES from the coding sequence ATGAAGTCATACTCTGTCGAGCTTCGAGAAAAAATAGTTGCAGCACATCTTCAAAAAAACATCTCAATCAGGAAAGTAGCTAACATATTTTCCGTGTCAAAAAGTTTAGTCCAAAAGCTTGTAAAACAACAAAAACTTGAAGGAAACTTACAACCAAAGCCGCGAGGAAAACCACAATTTAGTCATTTAACAAATGCTGACGTAGAGTTAAGGGAATTAGTTGAAGCACATCCAGATGCAACATTGATAGAGTTATGTGAATTATTTGCAGACAAGACTGGCAATTGGGTGGGTCGAAGTGCAATGTGTCGGGCGTTACAAAAATTAGGATTAAATCGTAAAAAAAAACGAAGCGGAGTACACAAGCAGGAACTCTTAGAGTCCTGA
- a CDS encoding SulP family inorganic anion transporter, which translates to MNTTVLKREWFSNTKADILAGTVVALALIPEAIAFSIIAGVDPKVGLYASFCIAVVTAFAGGRPGLISAATGAMALVMITLVKEHGLQYLFATTILTGVIQIICGWLKLGRQMKYVPRAVMIGFVNALAILIFMAQLPQLVGVSWQVYIMLAVALAIIYLLPRFTKILPSPLVAIVVLTSFSMITGIKVPTVGDMGELPTTFPLFSLPTIPLNYETFTILFSYALPLAVVGLLESLLTASLLDELTDTPSDKNREAMGQGIANIVAGCFGGMAGCAMIGQSVINIKSGGRSRLSTLCAGVFLLFFILVLGNWVRQIPMASLVAVMIMVSIGTFSWSSLKNLNRVPRGETAVMITTVLFTVLTHNLAIGVVVGVVFSSVLFARSIAKVVFVDTVISDDKTSRIYSVAGQLFFVSVEEFLTAFDFKEELERVKIDLTHAHIWDQSAVAAIDKVVMKFRRNGAEVDIVGLNEASATLIEKLAIHDKPDALENLNNH; encoded by the coding sequence TTGAACACAACAGTTTTGAAGCGAGAATGGTTCTCCAATACTAAAGCAGACATCCTAGCTGGTACTGTAGTAGCATTAGCACTGATTCCAGAAGCGATCGCATTTTCTATTATCGCAGGTGTCGATCCCAAAGTTGGACTGTACGCCTCGTTTTGCATAGCGGTGGTGACAGCCTTTGCAGGGGGTCGTCCTGGGCTGATTTCAGCAGCAACAGGAGCGATGGCGCTGGTCATGATTACATTAGTAAAAGAACATGGGTTGCAATATCTGTTTGCAACAACGATTCTGACTGGAGTGATTCAAATTATTTGTGGCTGGCTCAAACTAGGCCGCCAGATGAAGTATGTACCACGAGCCGTAATGATTGGCTTTGTTAATGCCTTAGCAATCTTGATTTTTATGGCTCAACTGCCACAACTTGTTGGGGTATCATGGCAAGTTTATATAATGCTTGCTGTAGCTCTTGCCATTATCTACTTGTTACCCAGGTTCACCAAAATTCTACCTTCACCCTTAGTTGCGATCGTTGTGTTAACATCCTTTTCGATGATTACAGGGATAAAGGTTCCAACAGTAGGTGATATGGGCGAATTACCTACAACATTCCCCTTATTCAGCTTACCGACAATTCCATTAAACTATGAGACATTCACAATTCTCTTTTCCTACGCCTTGCCTTTGGCTGTAGTGGGTTTACTGGAGTCATTGTTAACAGCTTCACTACTTGATGAACTAACCGATACCCCCAGTGATAAGAACAGAGAAGCTATGGGTCAGGGTATTGCCAATATTGTAGCTGGATGCTTTGGCGGGATGGCGGGATGTGCCATGATTGGGCAGTCAGTCATTAACATCAAGTCTGGAGGGCGCAGCCGTCTTTCTACTTTATGTGCTGGAGTGTTCTTGCTATTCTTCATTTTGGTGTTAGGTAACTGGGTGCGACAAATACCAATGGCATCCCTAGTTGCAGTGATGATTATGGTTTCTATTGGAACTTTTAGTTGGTCATCTCTAAAGAACCTAAACCGTGTACCTAGAGGTGAAACTGCCGTCATGATTACGACAGTTTTATTTACTGTACTCACACACAATCTAGCAATTGGAGTTGTAGTTGGGGTAGTGTTTAGTTCAGTTTTATTTGCCCGTAGCATTGCTAAAGTTGTGTTTGTAGACACAGTTATTAGCGATGATAAAACTTCACGTATTTACAGCGTTGCAGGTCAGCTTTTCTTTGTATCAGTAGAAGAATTTCTCACTGCTTTTGATTTTAAAGAAGAATTAGAACGAGTCAAAATTGACTTAACCCATGCCCATATATGGGATCAATCAGCAGTTGCAGCCATAGATAAGGTAGTGATGAAATTTCGTAGGAATGGCGCAGAAGTAGATATTGTGGGGCTAAATGAAGCAAGTGCGACATTAATAGAAAAGTTAGCTATTCACGACAAACCAGATGCGCTGGAAAATTTAAACAACCACTAA
- a CDS encoding DNA cytosine methyltransferase, translated as MNSTAANKKIAVSLFSGVGGFDLGFKAAGFEIAIAIDNNPIALATYQHNFPHATVLCKDIREVTGEEIRACIQAKYGDWDGEIHTVFDGPPCQGFSVAGLQNVEDERNGLVGEFVRLVLELNPLAAIMENVPGIENHKFGCITANLQAVLEEHYFLSKWNLNASDYGVPQARKRVFFVASKFGEIIPPLHQPQHTVRDAIADLLPVLLLPKQNTQVLSPDWVKGEYAKYLEKIFPNLGILTNISTGFAATTHTPEVIQQFLNTPPGAREVKSRSKKLEWDGFCVTLRAGSGNRTALRPLHPEQPRVISVREAARLHSYPDWFNFSEAILHAQREIGNSVPPLLAYAVGMHVREHLECNTTYQIKCQNWQNCLFLPISCNFKNLFVFVNEILSLSGLSKISKERSPPRLTKRKQNLVTCL; from the coding sequence ATGAACTCAACAGCAGCAAACAAAAAAATAGCTGTTAGCCTATTCTCTGGGGTGGGTGGATTTGATTTGGGATTTAAAGCAGCAGGATTTGAAATCGCGATCGCCATTGATAACAATCCCATCGCCCTAGCAACATACCAACATAATTTCCCCCACGCCACAGTCTTGTGCAAAGACATTCGGGAGGTGACAGGGGAAGAAATACGCGCCTGTATTCAGGCGAAGTATGGAGATTGGGACGGGGAAATCCATACCGTTTTTGATGGCCCACCATGCCAAGGATTTAGCGTTGCCGGACTGCAAAATGTTGAAGATGAACGCAACGGGTTGGTAGGGGAGTTTGTACGGCTGGTGTTGGAACTCAATCCCCTTGCGGCAATTATGGAGAATGTGCCGGGGATTGAGAATCATAAGTTTGGCTGCATTACTGCTAACCTCCAAGCAGTGCTAGAAGAACATTATTTTCTCTCAAAGTGGAACCTGAACGCTTCAGATTACGGGGTTCCGCAAGCTAGAAAAAGGGTGTTTTTTGTTGCATCTAAGTTTGGAGAAATTATACCGCCATTGCATCAACCTCAACATACAGTTAGAGATGCGATCGCGGACTTGTTGCCAGTGCTCCTACTCCCCAAGCAAAACACTCAAGTTTTATCACCAGATTGGGTGAAAGGGGAATATGCTAAGTATCTTGAGAAAATATTCCCAAATCTTGGTATATTAACCAACATTAGCACGGGATTTGCAGCAACAACACATACACCAGAAGTAATTCAGCAATTTCTCAACACTCCCCCAGGGGCAAGAGAAGTAAAATCGAGGTCAAAAAAACTCGAATGGGATGGATTCTGCGTGACGTTAAGAGCGGGGAGTGGCAACCGCACCGCATTACGTCCCCTGCATCCAGAACAGCCACGGGTTATATCTGTAAGAGAAGCTGCTCGTTTGCACAGTTATCCTGATTGGTTTAATTTCAGCGAGGCAATACTCCACGCCCAAAGAGAAATCGGAAATTCGGTACCGCCATTGCTTGCATATGCTGTGGGAATGCATGTTAGGGAACATCTAGAATGCAATACCACTTATCAAATTAAGTGCCAAAATTGGCAAAACTGCCTATTTTTACCAATTTCTTGCAATTTTAAGAATCTATTCGTTTTTGTCAATGAAATACTGTCTTTAAGCGGGTTAAGCAAAATCAGCAAAGAGCGATCGCCTCCACGTCTGACTAAAAGAAAGCAAAATTTGGTTACTTGCCTTTAG
- a CDS encoding transposase: protein MDETGVLLGLTRTHAHSQMGTRAYSLNPFYRGSKVTVIGAIGINKVVALMTMNGSMDGIAFELFVEKFLVPNLWLGAVVVMDNLSAHKLDSIVPIIEAVGAKVICLSSYSPDFNPIELWWSQLKSYLRSFAPTTTEMVDKLISVALDLINPQHLRNCFASCCYCTS from the coding sequence TTGGATGAAACTGGTGTCCTACTTGGGTTAACGAGGACTCATGCCCATTCGCAAATGGGAACAAGAGCTTACTCTCTTAACCCCTTCTATAGAGGCTCAAAAGTTACAGTAATTGGAGCAATTGGTATTAACAAAGTAGTTGCATTAATGACAATGAATGGTTCAATGGATGGCATTGCATTTGAATTATTTGTTGAAAAGTTTTTAGTGCCAAATTTATGGTTAGGAGCAGTAGTAGTAATGGATAATTTATCCGCACATAAACTAGATTCAATTGTGCCAATCATTGAAGCTGTAGGCGCGAAAGTTATTTGTTTATCCTCATACTCTCCCGATTTTAATCCAATTGAATTATGGTGGTCACAACTTAAATCCTATTTACGCAGTTTTGCTCCAACTACAACAGAAATGGTTGATAAACTAATCTCAGTTGCACTCGACCTAATAAATCCTCAACATTTAAGAAACTGCTTTGCTAGTTGCTGCTACTGTACCTCATAA